Part of the Neosynechococcus sphagnicola sy1 genome is shown below.
TGGGTCTCTGCCGCAGCAGCCCACTTTCTGGACTGGCAAGGACAAATTCCCGGTCACTGATTTCATAGAGAATGGCAAAGCTATCTTGCCAGCGAATCAGCGCTGGGGTTTCGATGCGACTCATCTGCACCACGGGGATGGTCACCAATTGGGAGTGAAGACCCTGGAGTTCGGCGATCGCCCCACAGAGTTGGAGGGAAATATTGCCAGTGCGTTGGGCTTGGTCGGTAATGATGCGCCTCACCGTATCACGCTGCAGGCGAAAACCCAGAAATTGGCTGAGCATCTGAAAACAAGCGATCGTCGCATCGACAGGCCCCCTGGCTGAGATCCAGGGGTAATGGGTCTTCTCTGACTGGGGGATACTATCAGGATCCGCCGCCAGATCTTCATCTGTGGCGTAGGGTACGACTTCACCATGAACCGGGACAGGAGCAGACTCTAAGGCCGTGGCGGTCAGTTGGCGATCAAATTCCACCTTGGGAAAGCCGACGATCCGAATGCTCTCTGTGCCCTCGGAACTGGGGGGTAGCTGGATGCTAGCATCGACGAGACGGTGGCCCACATCCTCAACCGAGGCGACCCCACCACTGATGAACCAGAGATACTCCGGATCTAATGGCTGTAGTAGTTTGCGATCGCTGGGGAGATTGCGGACGATCGCTTCTGCTTGGAGGTTGAAGGTGAGGTCTTTGAGATCCGTGGCCCCATCGGCACGGCGTTCCAGTTCTCTGCCCAGGAGATCAAAAACTTCCACCCAACCACAGCGACTGCGAAAAGCTTCGACCAGAGCTGGCTCTTGAGCCAGCAGACCACGAAATTCCGCTGCTTTCAGCACCAAGCAGGTGACCTCTGTGGAGGCAATCACGGTTTCGCAGGGGAATCCCCGGAGTAAGCTCTCCCAGCCTACAATTTCCCCTGGCTTGAGGATATTGAGGGTTCTGAGCAGTTGGGTGCGGGGGTCTTGAGCCAGCAGTCGTCCCTGTCCTTCATAGATCAGGGCGATGTGGGGAGGCATGGTTTCCTGGACACAAATCTTCTGTCCAATTCGATACCGCAAGAGTTGGAGTTTCTGGGCCAGTTTTTCTAATGCGTTTGGAGAGAGCTGGCTAAACGGAGGAACCTGTGCCAGAAACTCTTGGATTGCACTCTTGGTGTATTTCATTCAATTGCCAACGATGAATGCGGGCAAGCAAAAACCAGGGTTTGAGTAGCCCTCATTATAACTTCCCCGGATTGATGTCAATTTCCCCAAAGAGCGGGGCTAGCCCCCACTGCATCAGGGATCGTTTGCACAAAATCGCACAATGCATGGGCGAGGTGCAGCTTGCTCACCAAGGGAATGGTCGTCTGCCGTCCCTGGCGATCGAGGAAAACAGCTTGGTTTTGTTCACTCCCAAAGCCACTATCTGGTTGGTCGATGGGGTTGGCCGCGATCGCGTCTAGGTGTTTTTGCTGCAATTTTGCCAGAGCCGGGGGAATGATCTCGCCGGTTTGAGCTGCAAAGCCCACTAATCGCTGATGGGGTTGTTTATTAATACTCAACTCCCCCAGAATATCCGGTACCAATTCTAGTTCTAAGGTGGAGGGCAGCGATCGCTTCGGTAATTTCTCAGGGCTGTAATGGCGTGGTTTAACATCGGCAACAGCAGCGGCCATAATCACCCAGTCCACTGTTGGAAACTGACTCACCATCACCTGGCGCATCTGTGCCGCACTGGTAATCGCGATCGCGGTTATCCCTTGGGGAGGTTCCCAGGAAATGGGGCCATGAACCAGCGTCACGTTGGCACCTCGGTGTAGCGCTGCCTGTGCTAAGGCTAAACCCATTTTGCCCGTGGCTGGGTTGCCAATAAACCGCACCGGATCAAAATGTTCGCGGGTGCTGGCAGCACTGATCAACAGATGCTTATTGGCCAGATCTCGCTGTCCCTGGGAGTACAGCAGGGATTGGATCTGGGCTAGGATCTTTGTGGGTGTAGCCATCCGTCCGGTGCCGACGCGATCACAGGCCAAAATTCCAGCCTCCGGGTCGGCCCAGTGATAGCGAAGCTGGGTCTGAAGCCGTTGGTGGTTTTGCTGCACCACTGGTTGTTCCCACATGTCGGTATTCATAGCTGGTGCCAACAGGATCGGACAGGTGGAGGCCAAAACCGTATTGGTTAAAAGATTATCTGCCAAGCCGTGGGCTAGCTTGGCGAGGGTATTGGCTGTTAAGGGGGCAATGACCAAAAGTTCAGCCCATTCCCCGAGTTCAATGTGGAGGGGGCGGGGCAGAGGTTGCCAAAAATCGGCATCGGTGAAGGCGGTCTGGCGGGACAGGGTTGCTAAGGTGAGGGGGGTAATAAATGCCTCAGCGCCTCGCGTCAGCAGGACACGAACATTGGCACCTAATTTTGCCAGGGTCGAAACTAGGTCGCAGACTTTATAGGCTGCAATTCCTCCCGTGATGCCGATGAGCACTCGCCGTCCCTGAATATTCACGCTTCGTCGTAGGCTTCTAAATCCAGCAGATGTAGGTAGGGAGCTGCCAATTCCGGACGCTGGAAGGCGATCGCCCGCAGGCGGTGCCAATCCTCTAAACCTTCAAAGACGTTGGTGTATTGATCTTGCTCCAAGCGCTTCGCCAACTGTTCAACTTCAGCCACATTCAGGGCGGCGATATCCTGACTGGAAATGGGAGTTGCAATCATAACAGCAGCC
Proteins encoded:
- the coaBC gene encoding bifunctional phosphopantothenoylcysteine decarboxylase/phosphopantothenate--cysteine ligase CoaBC — translated: MNIQGRRVLIGITGGIAAYKVCDLVSTLAKLGANVRVLLTRGAEAFITPLTLATLSRQTAFTDADFWQPLPRPLHIELGEWAELLVIAPLTANTLAKLAHGLADNLLTNTVLASTCPILLAPAMNTDMWEQPVVQQNHQRLQTQLRYHWADPEAGILACDRVGTGRMATPTKILAQIQSLLYSQGQRDLANKHLLISAASTREHFDPVRFIGNPATGKMGLALAQAALHRGANVTLVHGPISWEPPQGITAIAITSAAQMRQVMVSQFPTVDWVIMAAAVADVKPRHYSPEKLPKRSLPSTLELELVPDILGELSINKQPHQRLVGFAAQTGEIIPPALAKLQQKHLDAIAANPIDQPDSGFGSEQNQAVFLDRQGRQTTIPLVSKLHLAHALCDFVQTIPDAVGASPALWGN
- a CDS encoding DUF2555 domain-containing protein, giving the protein MIATPISSQDIAALNVAEVEQLAKRLEQDQYTNVFEGLEDWHRLRAIAFQRPELAAPYLHLLDLEAYDEA